A region of Zeugodacus cucurbitae isolate PBARC_wt_2022May chromosome 5, idZeuCucr1.2, whole genome shotgun sequence DNA encodes the following proteins:
- the LOC128922223 gene encoding circadian clock-controlled protein daywake-like — MGQNTKFGSDQKLVLLTLAVAISMQSCIFAFEFPEPITKCHFADEKCMIEQAHKLFKKAATGVPERDIPALEPLKLDKIEMLGDKNSALKVDLIMNDVEIHNYTKARVTSIKGFSKDLSKPMKVVTQNFNPRITIKSKYKINGNILVLPIRGEGELTMVLDNVKTRFSTTLKVEERNGKIYLSADTIKLETQMDKVHTDMTNLFNGDKTLSESMLQVMNDNWRLLSDDLTPIINEALGNKVKEMLKKFFKDVPYDDYFLAD; from the exons ATGGGTCAAAATACCAAATTCGGTTCGGATCAAAAACTAGTTTTATTGACCTTGGCGGTGGCGATTTCTATGCAGTCGTGCATTTTCGCGTTCGAATTTC CTGAACCCATTACGAAATGCCACTTTGCCGATGAAAAATGCATGATCGAGCAGGCGCACAAGTTGTTTAAGAAAGCTGCCACAGGTGTGCCCGAAAGGGATATACCAGCTTTGGAGCCGTTGAAGTTGGATAAGATTGAAATGTTGGGTGATAAAAATAGTGCTTTAAAAGTTGACTTGATAATGAACGATGTGGAGATACATAATTATACGAAGGCGCGCGTTACATCGATCAA AGGCTTCAGCAAAGATCTCAGTAAACCAATGAAAGTCGTCACGCAAAATTTCAATCCGCGTATCACTATCAAGTCGAAATATAAGATCAATGGCAATATACTTGTGTTGCCTATTAGAGGTGAAGGTGAACTCACTATGGTGTTGGACAATGTAAAAACCCGCTTTTCGACCACACTCAAAGTGGAGGAGCGTAATggtaaaatttatttgtctGCTGACACCATCAAACTCGAAACTCAAATGGATAA GGTTCACACTGACATGACAAACCTCTTTAATGGCGACAAAACGCTCTCTGAGAGCATGCTCCAGGTAATGAACGACAACTGGCGGTTACTCAGTGACGATCTAACGCCGATTATCAACGAGGCATTGGGAAATAAAGTGAAAGAGATGTTGAAGAAATTCTTCAAAGATGTGCCGTATGATGATTATTTTTTGGCGGACTAA